From a region of the Bradyrhizobium diazoefficiens genome:
- a CDS encoding copper chaperone PCu(A)C yields the protein MSVSQAWSRATPKGAKVAGGYLTIENSGVAADRLLSASSPVAAKIEIHQMSMQDGIMTMRPLEEGLAIPPDATVTLAPGGDHIMFIGLAALFEESQRIPVTLNFQRSGKIETSFEVGSVGAKGPRLQIASKEVASKEAAPVVVARPRKPAAPAGEPFFTHLCGTRVMADVTITPGRSGPAEVALQLYDGDEKPLTVDAVSVTLTNPDKSVAPLTARADRVAAHKWRVDMTAASSGTWTLALGIDMRKDDRIDIAAPVVIE from the coding sequence GTGTCCGTCAGCCAGGCCTGGAGTCGGGCGACGCCGAAGGGCGCGAAGGTCGCCGGCGGCTACCTCACCATCGAAAATAGCGGCGTGGCCGCCGATCGCCTGCTGTCGGCATCGAGCCCGGTGGCGGCCAAGATCGAAATTCATCAGATGTCGATGCAGGACGGCATCATGACGATGCGCCCGCTCGAAGAGGGTCTCGCTATCCCGCCGGACGCGACGGTGACGCTGGCTCCCGGCGGCGACCACATCATGTTCATCGGGCTCGCCGCACTTTTCGAGGAAAGCCAGCGCATTCCGGTCACGCTGAACTTCCAGCGCTCCGGCAAGATCGAGACTTCGTTCGAAGTCGGCAGCGTCGGCGCCAAAGGGCCCCGGCTCCAGATCGCTTCCAAGGAGGTCGCGTCAAAGGAAGCCGCCCCGGTCGTCGTCGCACGGCCGCGCAAACCCGCGGCGCCGGCGGGCGAGCCTTTCTTCACGCACCTTTGCGGAACCCGTGTGATGGCCGACGTCACCATCACGCCCGGCCGCAGCGGACCGGCCGAGGTCGCACTCCAGCTCTACGACGGCGACGAGAAGCCGCTCACGGTCGATGCCGTCTCGGTGACGCTTACCAATCCCGATAAGAGCGTCGCGCCACTCACCGCCCGCGCCGATCGGGTCGCCGCGCACAAGTGGCGCGTCGACATGACGGCCGCCTCGAGCGGCACATGGACGCTGGCGCTCGGCATCGACATGAGGAAGGACGATCGCATCGACATCGCCGCGCCGGTCGTGATCGAATGA
- a CDS encoding CopD family protein produces the protein MNNYDWIKALHVVAVMIWMAGMLPWLFVLHGDAAFGSCTSEFLKVVERRLLRAIVNPAMILAWIAGPYLAWSAHWWTAGWFQTKFALVLALSGVHGLYARWVKDFAADRPRKSRGTYLGAALIPTVVMIAAVVLVVVKPF, from the coding sequence TTGAACAACTACGATTGGATCAAAGCGCTGCACGTCGTCGCGGTGATGATCTGGATGGCCGGGATGCTGCCGTGGCTGTTCGTCTTGCATGGCGACGCCGCATTCGGCTCCTGCACGTCCGAATTCCTGAAGGTGGTCGAACGGCGGCTGCTCAGGGCCATCGTCAATCCCGCGATGATCTTGGCCTGGATCGCCGGTCCCTACCTCGCTTGGTCGGCACACTGGTGGACGGCGGGGTGGTTCCAGACGAAGTTCGCGCTGGTGCTCGCTCTGTCCGGCGTACACGGCCTGTATGCGCGCTGGGTCAAGGATTTCGCGGCCGACCGGCCGCGAAAGAGCCGCGGCACGTACCTTGGCGCGGCGTTGATCCCGACCGTCGTCATGATCGCGGCCGTAGTTCTCGTCGTCGTCAAACCCTTCTAA
- the hemN gene encoding oxygen-independent coproporphyrinogen III oxidase, producing MRSDLARRYGQDRLPRYTSYPTAPHFNAAIGEAEHRFWLKSISPRQPASIYVHVPFCRSMCWYCGCHTSVTKKDDPIAIYASGLRTEAHLVADSIGHRQPISHIHFGGGTPTIMTPETFADLVGALRYAYFVLPDAEIAVEIDPRTLTEPMTEALGFSGVNRASLGVQSFDPTVQRAINRMQSFDQTARCVDGLRRSGVDKLNFDLLYGLPLQTVDSCLDTVAKCIELRPDRFSVFGYARIPSFKKHQRKIDEGALPDAIERHLQSEAIAEALVDAGYERIGFDHFALPDDPIAVAKRDGRLHRNFQGYTDDAAETLIGLGASAIGRTPQGFVQNVVATRDYLARIADDRLATAKGYAFTEDDRFRADIIERVMCDMAVDLSKIGRSHDRDPDSAIIDRSRLDSLIADGVVTMDRDRISMRRGAEFMVRSVASAFDAHLGRSAATHSRAV from the coding sequence ATGCGCTCGGATCTCGCAAGACGCTACGGACAGGACCGGCTCCCCCGCTACACCAGCTATCCCACCGCCCCGCACTTCAATGCCGCGATCGGCGAGGCCGAACATCGCTTCTGGCTGAAGTCAATCTCCCCGCGGCAGCCGGCCTCGATCTACGTGCACGTGCCGTTCTGCCGATCCATGTGCTGGTACTGTGGCTGCCACACCTCCGTCACCAAGAAGGACGACCCGATCGCGATCTACGCATCCGGCCTTCGCACCGAAGCTCACCTGGTCGCGGACAGCATCGGTCACCGGCAGCCGATCTCGCACATCCACTTCGGCGGCGGCACGCCGACGATCATGACGCCGGAGACCTTCGCTGACCTGGTCGGGGCCCTGCGCTACGCCTACTTCGTGCTGCCGGACGCCGAAATCGCCGTCGAGATCGATCCGCGGACACTGACCGAACCCATGACGGAGGCGCTGGGCTTCAGCGGCGTCAACCGCGCGAGCCTGGGCGTGCAGAGCTTCGATCCCACGGTCCAGCGCGCGATCAACCGCATGCAGAGCTTCGACCAGACCGCCCGCTGCGTCGACGGCTTGAGGAGGAGCGGCGTCGACAAACTCAACTTCGACCTGCTGTACGGCCTGCCGCTGCAGACGGTCGATTCGTGCCTTGATACCGTCGCGAAGTGCATCGAGCTCCGCCCGGATCGGTTCTCCGTGTTCGGCTACGCGCGCATTCCCTCGTTCAAGAAGCACCAGCGCAAGATCGACGAAGGCGCTCTGCCTGACGCCATCGAGAGGCATCTGCAGTCCGAAGCGATTGCGGAAGCGCTGGTCGACGCCGGCTACGAGCGCATCGGCTTCGACCATTTCGCGCTGCCCGACGATCCGATCGCGGTAGCCAAGCGCGATGGCCGGCTGCACCGCAATTTTCAAGGCTACACCGACGATGCCGCCGAAACGCTCATCGGGCTCGGTGCCAGCGCGATCGGACGGACGCCGCAAGGCTTCGTACAGAACGTCGTCGCGACGCGCGACTATCTGGCGCGCATCGCCGACGACCGGCTTGCGACCGCCAAGGGCTACGCGTTCACGGAGGACGACCGCTTCCGCGCCGATATCATCGAACGCGTCATGTGCGACATGGCCGTCGATCTGTCCAAGATCGGCAGGTCGCACGATCGCGACCCGGATTCGGCCATCATCGACCGGTCGCGGCTCGACAGCCTCATCGCGGACGGGGTGGTCACCATGGATCGCGACAGGATCTCGATGCGACGCGGCGCGGAATTCATGGTCAGGAGCGTCGCGTCCGCGTTCGATGCCCATCTGGGACGGTCCGCCGCCACTCACAGCCGCGCGGTCTAG
- a CDS encoding VWA domain-containing protein gives MLDFLELEETVGRAWHRLVGATVSYPAHPEHAVELADVRSRIVVMFRALGGEKGVQFAGSKARKSGHRLGWRQRIGLGDETLDHPGRDGATVFLPERIAVFADRELNEMLYCWLAAWFAVQPVAAIADADPLRRDLLTLRRVCETSALVVAQFPGLAQNYRRLASAMASVRPQRPLPRVEREVEAIVMALLGGAAPKGPLWAAVVASGELPAKAPPGYRPILPCPLWGECWDREAVAPQNDEDDRQPAAAEDAGPDSRKRFAVREGEEGKNERAPFILNRFEKILAMAEMVNVDRPDDDSDDDDARKAADDLDELAISRRKGKPASKLKFDLDLPPEAVDAARLQAGLLYPEWNYRTGSYMPDHCRVLTSQANERGEDWQPDDAMLRRIRQVRRQFEALRPRHELLRAQPDGHDLDLDALVRARCDLRAGSGSLDRVHLAMRPQGHDLAVTLLVDVSLSTDSWVDGYRVLDVEKEALLVLAHGLAACGDNHSILTFTSRRRSWVRLKTVKAFGEPMTVQVGQRIGSLKPGYYTRIGAAVRYAAAELAEQPQRKKLLIVLTDGKPNDVDYYEGRFAVEDTRKAVQEARRLGTSVFGVTIDAAAKSYFRTLFGRGGYGIVGNIKRLPAALPAIYRQLTQ, from the coding sequence ATGCTCGACTTCCTCGAACTCGAGGAGACGGTAGGCCGAGCCTGGCACCGCCTGGTCGGTGCGACCGTGTCGTATCCGGCCCATCCGGAGCACGCCGTCGAACTCGCCGACGTCCGGAGCCGGATCGTGGTGATGTTCCGCGCGCTCGGCGGCGAAAAGGGCGTGCAGTTTGCGGGCTCGAAGGCGCGCAAGTCCGGGCACCGGCTCGGCTGGCGGCAGCGCATCGGGCTCGGCGACGAGACCCTCGATCATCCCGGCCGCGACGGCGCCACCGTGTTCCTGCCCGAGCGCATCGCGGTGTTCGCCGACCGCGAGCTCAACGAAATGCTCTACTGCTGGCTCGCCGCCTGGTTCGCGGTTCAGCCGGTCGCAGCGATCGCGGATGCCGATCCGCTGCGGCGGGATCTTCTGACCTTGAGGCGCGTCTGCGAGACATCGGCGCTGGTCGTCGCGCAGTTTCCCGGACTTGCCCAAAACTATCGACGACTCGCTTCCGCGATGGCCTCGGTCCGTCCGCAGCGGCCGCTGCCGCGCGTCGAGCGCGAGGTGGAGGCTATCGTGATGGCGCTGCTCGGCGGAGCCGCCCCGAAGGGACCGTTATGGGCTGCCGTCGTAGCCTCGGGGGAGTTGCCGGCGAAAGCCCCTCCCGGCTACCGGCCGATCCTGCCCTGTCCGCTCTGGGGCGAGTGCTGGGACCGGGAAGCGGTCGCCCCCCAGAACGACGAGGACGACCGGCAACCTGCGGCGGCGGAAGATGCCGGTCCCGACTCTCGCAAGCGCTTCGCGGTCCGGGAAGGCGAGGAGGGGAAGAACGAACGCGCGCCCTTCATCCTGAACCGCTTCGAGAAGATCCTGGCGATGGCGGAGATGGTCAACGTCGACCGCCCGGACGACGACAGCGACGACGACGACGCGCGCAAGGCGGCCGACGATCTCGACGAACTCGCAATTTCCCGGCGCAAGGGAAAGCCCGCAAGCAAGCTGAAGTTCGATCTCGACCTGCCTCCGGAGGCCGTCGACGCCGCGCGACTCCAGGCAGGACTGCTTTACCCGGAATGGAATTACCGCACTGGCAGCTACATGCCGGATCATTGCCGTGTGCTGACGTCCCAGGCTAACGAACGCGGGGAGGACTGGCAGCCGGACGACGCCATGCTGCGGCGGATTCGTCAGGTACGTCGCCAATTCGAAGCGCTGCGGCCGCGCCATGAACTGCTGCGGGCCCAACCCGACGGACACGACCTCGATCTGGACGCGCTGGTGCGCGCGCGATGCGATCTGCGCGCCGGCAGCGGATCGCTGGACCGCGTCCACCTGGCGATGCGCCCGCAGGGCCACGATCTCGCGGTCACGCTGCTGGTCGACGTCTCGCTCTCGACCGATTCCTGGGTCGATGGCTATCGCGTGCTGGACGTCGAGAAGGAGGCGCTCCTGGTGCTCGCGCACGGGCTCGCGGCTTGCGGCGACAACCACAGCATCCTGACGTTCACTTCGCGCCGCCGTTCGTGGGTCCGGCTCAAGACCGTCAAGGCGTTCGGCGAACCGATGACGGTGCAGGTCGGGCAGCGGATCGGATCGCTCAAGCCGGGTTACTACACGCGCATCGGCGCGGCGGTCCGCTACGCCGCCGCCGAACTCGCCGAACAGCCGCAGCGCAAGAAGCTCCTGATCGTCCTCACCGACGGCAAGCCCAACGACGTCGATTACTACGAAGGACGCTTCGCGGTCGAGGACACGCGCAAGGCCGTCCAGGAGGCGCGGCGTCTCGGCACATCCGTCTTCGGAGTGACGATCGACGCCGCAGCGAAGAGCTACTTCCGGACGCTGTTCGGGCGCGGAGGGTACGGCATCGTTGGCAACATCAAGCGTCTTCCGGCGGCGTTGCCCGCGATCTATCGGCAGCTTACGCAGTAA
- a CDS encoding CbbQ/NirQ/NorQ/GpvN family protein, whose translation MKPVLHAVANQVREIPAYVPSGNECSLFEHAWRHQLPVLLKGPTGCGKTRFVAHMAARLGLPLHTVACHDDLTAADLTGRYLLKGGDTVWTDGPLTRAVREGGICYLDEVVEARKDVTVVLHPLTDDRRILPLERTGEELVAPPGFMLVVSYNPGYQSLLKALKPSTRQRFVAIEFDFLPPEQEVAVVAAESGLGTDRVGPLVQLAGRLRTLKGHDLEEGVSTRLIVYCATLVAAGVSIADAVLAGMIEPLTDDADVKAALVEVARAVIG comes from the coding sequence ATGAAGCCAGTCCTTCACGCAGTCGCAAATCAAGTGCGCGAAATCCCGGCTTACGTCCCTAGCGGCAACGAGTGTTCCCTGTTCGAGCACGCTTGGCGGCATCAGTTGCCGGTCCTGCTGAAGGGTCCGACTGGATGCGGCAAGACCCGCTTCGTCGCGCATATGGCGGCGCGCCTCGGACTGCCGCTGCACACGGTCGCGTGCCATGACGACCTCACGGCGGCGGATCTCACGGGACGGTACCTGCTCAAGGGCGGCGACACTGTCTGGACGGACGGGCCTCTGACCCGCGCAGTGCGCGAAGGCGGCATCTGCTATCTCGACGAGGTGGTGGAGGCGCGCAAGGACGTCACCGTGGTGCTGCACCCCCTGACCGACGACCGCAGGATCCTGCCGCTCGAACGCACCGGCGAGGAGCTCGTCGCGCCGCCCGGCTTCATGCTGGTCGTCTCCTACAATCCCGGCTACCAGAGCCTTTTGAAGGCGCTGAAGCCTTCGACGCGGCAGCGCTTCGTGGCGATCGAGTTCGACTTTCTTCCTCCGGAGCAAGAGGTCGCCGTCGTCGCCGCCGAAAGCGGTCTTGGGACGGACCGCGTCGGACCGCTGGTCCAGCTTGCCGGGCGGCTTCGCACGCTGAAGGGCCACGACCTGGAGGAGGGCGTCTCGACGCGCCTGATCGTCTACTGTGCGACGCTCGTCGCCGCCGGAGTTTCGATCGCCGACGCCGTCCTGGCTGGCATGATCGAGCCACTGACCGACGACGCGGACGTCAAGGCCGCGCTCGTCGAAGTCGCCCGAGCCGTGATCGGATAG
- a CDS encoding cbb3-type cytochrome c oxidase subunit I yields MKYQTQRVAMLYFYGALTLFMAQVAFGLVAGTIYVLPNTLSVILPFNIVRMIHTNALIVWSLIGFMGATYYLLPEETENELFSPLLAKIQFWMFFGAAGVAVVGYLFHYHEGREFLEQPFPIKVGIVVVCLMFLFNVTLTALRGRKTTVTNILLFGLWGVAIFFLFAFYNPKNLAVDKMYWWYVVHLWVEGVWELIMASVLAFLMIKLNGIDREVVEKWLYVIIGLALFSGILGTGHHFYWIGAPGYWQWIGSLFSTLEVAPFFTMVIFTVQMTWRAGRKHPNRAALLWSVGCSVMAFLGAGVWGFLHTLSSVNYYTHGTQVTAAHGHLAFFGAYVMLNLAMMAYAIPEIKKRAPYNQVLSMASFWIMCTAMMVMTFALTFAGVIQAHLQRVLGQGYMEVQDQLAMFYWIRLGSGVFVVISAVMFVWAVLVPRRERQAAVPSAALQPAE; encoded by the coding sequence ATGAAATACCAAACCCAGAGAGTCGCGATGCTGTATTTTTACGGCGCGCTGACGTTGTTCATGGCCCAGGTCGCGTTCGGCCTGGTCGCCGGGACCATCTACGTTCTCCCGAACACGCTCTCCGTCATTCTGCCGTTCAACATCGTCAGGATGATCCATACCAACGCGCTGATCGTCTGGTCTCTGATCGGATTTATGGGAGCAACCTACTACCTGCTTCCCGAGGAAACCGAGAACGAACTGTTCAGTCCGCTGCTCGCCAAGATCCAGTTCTGGATGTTCTTCGGCGCCGCGGGTGTCGCGGTCGTGGGATATCTCTTCCACTACCATGAGGGACGCGAATTCCTCGAGCAGCCGTTCCCGATCAAGGTCGGCATCGTCGTCGTCTGTCTGATGTTCCTGTTCAACGTGACGCTGACGGCGCTGAGAGGGCGCAAGACGACGGTGACAAACATCCTGCTGTTCGGATTGTGGGGCGTCGCGATCTTCTTCCTGTTCGCCTTCTACAACCCGAAGAATCTCGCGGTCGACAAGATGTACTGGTGGTACGTCGTCCATCTCTGGGTCGAGGGCGTCTGGGAGCTCATCATGGCGTCTGTGCTCGCCTTCCTGATGATCAAGCTCAACGGTATCGACCGTGAAGTGGTGGAGAAGTGGCTCTACGTCATCATCGGCCTCGCGCTGTTCTCCGGCATCCTCGGTACCGGCCATCACTTCTACTGGATCGGCGCTCCCGGCTACTGGCAGTGGATCGGCTCGCTGTTCTCGACGCTCGAGGTCGCGCCCTTCTTCACCATGGTGATCTTCACCGTGCAAATGACCTGGAGGGCCGGCCGGAAACATCCGAACCGCGCGGCGCTGCTGTGGTCGGTCGGTTGCTCGGTGATGGCATTCCTCGGCGCGGGCGTCTGGGGCTTCCTGCACACACTGTCGTCGGTCAATTACTACACCCACGGCACGCAGGTCACCGCCGCGCACGGGCATCTCGCTTTCTTCGGCGCCTACGTCATGCTGAACCTCGCGATGATGGCATACGCGATCCCGGAGATCAAAAAGCGAGCGCCCTACAACCAGGTGCTCAGCATGGCGAGCTTCTGGATCATGTGCACGGCGATGATGGTGATGACCTTCGCGCTGACCTTCGCCGGCGTCATTCAGGCCCACCTGCAGCGCGTGCTCGGTCAGGGCTACATGGAAGTGCAGGACCAGCTCGCGATGTTCTACTGGATCCGCCTCGGGTCCGGCGTGTTCGTGGTGATCTCGGCCGTGATGTTCGTCTGGGCCGTGCTGGTGCCAAGACGCGAGCGCCAGGCGGCCGTCCCGTCCGCCGCGCTGCAGCCCGCTGAATGA
- a CDS encoding cytochrome c, with protein MAEHLTKTQARNVFYGGSAFFFAIFLGLTAHSHYYMVTKSTDATTLTDSVARGKHVWEKNSCINCHTLLGEGAYFAPEVGNVWDRWGGRQDPASAKEMIKAWMQAQPSGAPGRRQMPQFNLTDQELNDLADFLQWTDSIKRQDWPPNKAG; from the coding sequence ATGGCTGAACACCTCACGAAAACCCAGGCGCGGAACGTCTTTTACGGCGGTTCGGCCTTCTTCTTCGCGATCTTCCTCGGGCTCACCGCCCACAGTCACTACTACATGGTGACCAAATCCACGGACGCCACGACGCTCACGGATTCCGTGGCGCGCGGCAAACACGTCTGGGAGAAGAACTCCTGCATCAACTGCCACACATTGCTCGGCGAGGGCGCCTACTTCGCTCCCGAAGTCGGTAACGTCTGGGACCGTTGGGGCGGCCGGCAGGATCCCGCGTCCGCCAAGGAAATGATCAAGGCCTGGATGCAGGCGCAGCCGAGCGGCGCGCCCGGTCGCCGACAGATGCCTCAGTTCAACTTGACCGACCAGGAACTGAACGACCTCGCCGACTTCCTGCAGTGGACCGACAGCATCAAGCGCCAGGACTGGCCGCCGAACAAGGCGGGCTGA
- a CDS encoding cytochrome C oxidase subunit IV family protein: MQERHSLEITLIVLAGLAIATLLASWQLMAGPMATAIVLGLAAVKGRRVLMDFLGLRAVSPVWRGLVTAWVIGVASFAGATSIARLLI, translated from the coding sequence ATGCAGGAGCGACATTCCCTCGAAATCACGCTGATCGTCCTCGCAGGCCTCGCGATCGCGACCCTGCTCGCATCGTGGCAATTGATGGCAGGGCCTATGGCGACGGCGATTGTGCTTGGTCTGGCGGCCGTGAAGGGGCGGCGAGTCCTGATGGATTTCCTCGGCCTGCGGGCGGTGTCGCCAGTCTGGCGCGGCTTGGTCACCGCCTGGGTGATCGGCGTAGCGTCGTTCGCAGGGGCGACTTCCATCGCCAGACTGTTGATCTGA
- a CDS encoding cytochrome c oxidase subunit 3 family protein, which produces MTAQELEEGNGWGVLAELPGEPMMWVLIFSELAIFGLLLGAFSVARAVNPSVFADGQRLLDPGLAGFNTLVLVTSGWAAARGALAARTHHRQACRRWLLSAIALGGVFAAVKLVEYGREVGAGADLETSTFFTLYFLLTGFHLLHVALGMVILTVVLRSATPAAVETGASFWHMVDLVWVLMFPIVYLVR; this is translated from the coding sequence ATGACGGCTCAGGAACTCGAAGAAGGGAACGGGTGGGGCGTGCTCGCCGAGCTACCCGGCGAACCGATGATGTGGGTGCTGATCTTCAGCGAGCTGGCAATCTTCGGGCTTCTACTGGGCGCCTTCTCGGTCGCGCGGGCCGTAAACCCGTCGGTCTTCGCGGACGGGCAGAGACTGCTCGATCCCGGCCTGGCCGGCTTCAACACGCTGGTTCTGGTGACCAGCGGATGGGCCGCGGCCCGAGGCGCGCTGGCGGCTCGCACTCACCATCGTCAGGCGTGCCGACGGTGGCTACTGTCGGCGATCGCGCTCGGAGGCGTCTTCGCGGCGGTCAAGCTCGTCGAATACGGACGCGAGGTCGGCGCCGGCGCGGACCTCGAGACGAGCACGTTCTTCACGCTCTACTTCCTGCTCACCGGCTTCCACCTGCTGCACGTCGCGCTCGGCATGGTGATCCTCACTGTAGTTCTACGGAGCGCAACGCCGGCGGCGGTCGAGACCGGCGCCTCGTTTTGGCACATGGTCGACCTCGTCTGGGTCCTGATGTTCCCGATCGTCTATCTGGTGCGGTGA
- a CDS encoding TetR-like C-terminal domain-containing protein — protein MNAHDIDDILSSTWDRKLAQDLAGEIEVGTGDRRQTLAEMRRFLAAKGYRELLPRLEAAREGKRAYDALIAVAHAIRRYALERPALSAAALRIVAADCEEWRDAHRRLHACMMEVLDECGLQGEAAEAALTMLRSLVRGYVMHETMHTLAGVESYDDAFDKAMQVFVAGLSVFAYASVPSAAFGT, from the coding sequence ATGAACGCTCACGACATCGACGACATCCTATCGAGCACCTGGGATCGCAAGCTCGCGCAGGATCTGGCCGGCGAGATCGAAGTCGGTACGGGTGATCGACGGCAAACCCTCGCCGAGATGCGTCGCTTCCTGGCCGCAAAAGGATATCGCGAACTGCTGCCGCGCCTGGAGGCCGCACGCGAGGGCAAGCGCGCCTACGACGCCTTGATCGCGGTCGCCCACGCGATCCGCCGCTACGCGCTGGAAAGACCAGCGCTGTCGGCCGCCGCGCTCCGCATCGTTGCAGCCGACTGCGAAGAATGGAGGGACGCGCACCGGCGCCTTCACGCCTGCATGATGGAAGTCCTCGACGAGTGCGGGCTGCAAGGCGAAGCCGCCGAAGCCGCACTGACGATGCTTCGCAGTCTGGTTCGGGGCTACGTCATGCACGAAACCATGCACACGCTTGCTGGGGTCGAGTCCTACGACGACGCGTTCGACAAGGCCATGCAGGTGTTCGTCGCCGGGCTATCGGTCTTCGCCTACGCCTCCGTCCCTTCGGCCGCCTTCGGAACCTGA
- a CDS encoding protein-L-isoaspartate(D-aspartate) O-methyltransferase — translation MRAAKESRRSKRSRFLRDAMVDVQIASRGIRNRRVLLAMRQVPREVFLERRYAGAAYEDGAVPIPKGQTLSQPYIVAKMLEAAAITKSDRVLEIGAGSGYLAALAANLGREVCAVERHEALVQRARSRLRHLGCRNVDLRHGNGTAGWPDGGEFDVILVSAASAETPAALRAQLAPSGRLIIPLGNPDGVQRLTKLVRAPDGRFVEEEIEEVRFVPLVSG, via the coding sequence ATGCGCGCGGCCAAGGAGAGTAGACGGTCCAAGAGATCCCGCTTCCTCAGGGACGCGATGGTCGACGTCCAGATTGCCAGCCGCGGCATTCGCAACAGGCGCGTCCTGCTCGCCATGCGGCAGGTCCCCCGCGAAGTCTTCCTGGAGCGGCGGTACGCGGGGGCCGCATACGAAGACGGTGCCGTGCCGATCCCGAAGGGACAAACCCTCTCTCAGCCCTACATCGTCGCCAAAATGCTCGAGGCTGCTGCGATCACGAAGTCCGATCGAGTGCTCGAGATCGGCGCAGGTTCAGGTTATCTGGCGGCGCTCGCCGCCAATCTCGGGCGGGAGGTTTGCGCCGTGGAGCGCCATGAGGCATTGGTGCAGCGCGCCCGTTCGCGCCTTCGGCATCTCGGTTGCCGGAACGTAGATCTGCGCCATGGGAACGGCACCGCGGGCTGGCCGGACGGTGGCGAGTTCGACGTGATCCTGGTGTCGGCCGCCAGCGCAGAGACACCCGCGGCTCTCAGGGCTCAACTAGCTCCCTCGGGACGCCTGATCATTCCGCTCGGCAACCCCGACGGCGTGCAGCGGCTGACGAAGCTGGTGCGCGCGCCGGACGGCCGCTTCGTGGAGGAGGAGATCGAGGAGGTGCGTTTCGTTCCGCTCGTTTCCGGGTGA
- a CDS encoding MATE family efflux transporter: MSTRALGLMVMSFLVASFGTLPTAVYGIGSTIIQVVTIPAMGLSMALSTLVGQNIGAGNGGRAEKIARLGIVYGFGALSALGVVAFATAPKLVAFFVPSDPDVIAGGAEFLRIMALTWGGIGVQLCVVAVLRASGNMVHAMAIALVSQWLVQFPLAYVLSTHSFLQADGIWWSFPGSNLATAALALAWFASGRWKRRRLTEEIREPAAAAA; this comes from the coding sequence TTGTCGACGCGTGCGCTCGGCCTCATGGTCATGTCGTTCCTCGTCGCCAGCTTCGGCACGCTGCCGACCGCCGTCTATGGCATCGGCTCCACGATCATCCAGGTCGTGACCATCCCGGCCATGGGGCTGTCGATGGCGCTGTCCACGCTCGTCGGTCAGAACATCGGAGCCGGCAATGGCGGGCGAGCGGAGAAGATCGCCCGCCTCGGCATCGTCTACGGGTTCGGGGCGCTTTCGGCCTTGGGAGTCGTTGCGTTCGCGACGGCTCCCAAGCTGGTCGCCTTCTTCGTGCCTTCCGACCCGGACGTCATTGCCGGGGGCGCCGAATTCCTCCGGATCATGGCGCTCACATGGGGCGGCATCGGAGTCCAGCTCTGCGTCGTCGCTGTGCTCCGTGCCTCCGGCAACATGGTGCACGCAATGGCGATCGCGCTGGTGTCGCAGTGGCTGGTGCAGTTCCCGCTCGCCTATGTCCTGTCGACGCACTCGTTCCTGCAAGCCGACGGGATCTGGTGGTCCTTCCCCGGGAGCAATCTGGCGACGGCGGCGCTCGCGCTGGCCTGGTTTGCGAGCGGCCGGTGGAAACGCAGACGGCTAACGGAAGAGATCCGGGAGCCAGCGGCGGCTGCCGCCTGA
- a CDS encoding MATE family efflux transporter produces the protein MDERIRKIILEGSVGRALLALSMPIILGNLLQTGYQLTDAFWVGRLGAPAVAAVAVSFPVTFLVIALGSGLAMAGAVLIAQYAGAGRQDMVDHVAGQTMMMVLLTSVVLGAAGYLLAPGLLTLLGVAPDVRAGALGFMRVSFLGVVFVFTYAMFQALMRGIGRTRLPLLIVLGTVLLNFALDPLFIFGWGRLPGAGVVGAAMATVVTQALAAAVGMAILLQGRQGIHLK, from the coding sequence ATGGACGAGAGAATCCGCAAGATCATCCTCGAGGGATCGGTCGGGCGCGCGCTGCTCGCGCTTTCGATGCCGATCATCCTCGGTAACCTGCTGCAGACCGGCTACCAGCTCACCGACGCCTTCTGGGTGGGGCGGCTCGGTGCGCCGGCGGTCGCCGCGGTCGCAGTCAGCTTTCCGGTGACGTTCCTCGTCATCGCGCTCGGATCGGGACTTGCGATGGCCGGTGCGGTGCTGATCGCGCAATACGCCGGCGCAGGCAGGCAGGACATGGTGGATCATGTGGCGGGTCAGACCATGATGATGGTGCTGCTTACCTCGGTCGTGCTCGGCGCCGCCGGATATCTGCTCGCGCCCGGCCTCCTGACGCTGCTTGGGGTGGCCCCCGACGTGCGCGCCGGGGCGCTCGGCTTCATGCGGGTGTCCTTCCTCGGCGTCGTATTCGTGTTCACCTACGCCATGTTCCAGGCCCTGATGCGCGGCATTGGACGCACGCGACTGCCGCTGCTCATCGTCCTCGGCACCGTATTGCTGAACTTCGCGCTCGATCCGCTCTTCATCTTCGGATGGGGACGGCTGCCCGGTGCCGGCGTCGTCGGCGCCGCAATGGCTACGGTGGTCACCCAGGCGCTCGCGGCCGCCGTCGGAATGGCGATCCTTCTGCAAGGACGGCAGGGCATCCACCTGAAATGA